The Deinococcus sp. KNUC1210 nucleotide sequence AAGGGACTGTACGCACTCTCGGCATCGACCCGGTACGTACTCCCGGTGTCGCGGTCGGTGATCAGCAGTCCGATAACGGTGTGTCCACCGTAGTATCCCCGCAACCAATCCAGCACAGCGGGAAGATCGGCATAGGTGGGTGCAGAGGGTGGCTTACGGTCGGTCGGTGTGACACCTGGTGGGGAGTAAAAGCCATCAGTACACTCCTGTGTCGGGCGGCGGTGGCGCAGCGTCCGGATCGTTGCCGTAGGCGTCTCGCCAGTGCGTCTCCCCTGCGGTGTAGGTGTAGATCGGGCCGCCCTGAACCGCGAAGATCACTGGATGGTCGAGCGGGCCGCCAGCGGTCAGCGCCAGCCGCGTCAGATCACCGCCGAGTTTTTCGAGCACGCTGGGCTTGTAGCCCACCCGTTCGGCAACGCTTCGGAGGGTCTCTTTCTTCTCGAAGCCGGTCAGCTTCTCGGCAGCTGCTGCGCCCGTCTCGATCTTCGTCTTGACCTCGGCGGGCGCACCCAGGGCCTGATACTCGGTCCATTGCGCGGCCTGCTCTTTGGTCAGGACGACGGAACCTTCCGGCACCTGCACCTTGGCAAGTTCAGCCTTCTGGGTTCGAATCGTCTCGCGGGCTTCGTTGTTCTCGGCAAGCAGCACCGCCGCCAGCGCCACTGCATCCCCTTTATTTTTGTCGAGCAGGTTCTGCAGGTTGCGGGCTTTGGTGGCTTCATCCAGCTCCCCTTCCGCCCTTGGCGGGAGAGCCGCGAATGCGAGAGCAGCGGAAAGCAGCAACATGGGGCTGAAGGTCTTCTTGTGCATGGTCTGTTCCTCCTTGGGAACGCGCAGTTCTGGCCTTGCCAAAACGACGAAGCCCCGAACCTTGTCGGGGCAACGATGGACGAACGGGACTTACCGCTGAGCCTTGTCAGCGTGCCGAGGGGCTACATGGTGAACTCGCCCAGATCTGGCCGGTCACGGGCCAGCACCCGGCCCACCGTCTGTTCGGCATCCTCGAAGGGATACAGATTGATCTTCGATGGCGCGAGCGCCTCAACGCGGAAGGCCACAGCATACGGGCCAGCCAGAAAGTCCTCGAAGCTGCGGTACTGAAGCTGATCACGGCGGCTGTCGCTGATGATCACCACCGAGCGGCTGATCTCGACGGCCACCAGATGCTGCATGCCGGTCAACCGGGCCGCCGCGATGCTCACGAGCAACTGCTGCGGCTCTGTCGTGGTGATCAGCTCCCAGAAGCTGGATTCGGCGAGCTGTTGGAGGCTGGCGAAGAGCGTGATCGGCATGGCTCCCATCGCGGCGAGACGCGCATAGAAACGGGCGTTGCTTAGGTCGCGAGCATGGTCCAGCAGCTCTTCGTCACCCATCAAGGCGAACAGGGCGTGATACAGGCAGCCCCACAACTCCGGCTGTTTTCGGTGGTTCAGCATGGTCCCCTCCTCACGGCAGAAATTTCAATACGTGCCCGCACCATGCCCGTTCGGACAACGGCAACGCGGGATCGCCCGGCCCGTAGACCATGTAGCCGCCGATATCGAACAGCTCGTCGATGCCGATCACGGTGCCTTCGAGACTGCTGTGGGCACGCGGCTGAAGCGGCTCCCGGATCCGCACGAACTCTTTACGGGTCGCGCCGTGATACGTGCCGCTGGCCCGCGTGCCGGTGCGAATGCTGTCGTTCACCAGTACTGAAGCGGCCAGCCGGGCATAGGGGCTCACCATGGCCTCGCTGTACTCTGCCAGCACGGCCAGCGCCCGCTCTCGCACGATCAGACCCCGCTGCTTCCCGACGGTCACTGCCGCATCGAGCAGCGGCCTGTCCAGCGCCGCCGCTCCGATCAGCTCGCGCTGCTGCTGGGTGGCTCCGGCCTCGAACGACTCGAAACCTGCCAGCCGCGCCACTGTCTCGATGGCGCTCAACGGTCTGTCTGGACTCTTGCCGTCTTTCAGCCGTTGCCACAGTTCCAGCATCAACTTGGTCAGATCGACGCTCACCCCTTGCTGGAGGTCTGCCCCTTGCTTCCCCAGTGCGGCCCAGGTGGTCATCCGCCGCCCTGGTTAGGGTTAGTGCCATCCAAGAGCTTCTGTAGAGCGTCCTGCCGCGCCGCGTTGACCGGATTATTGGCCTGGCCTTCTTTCACCCGCTCTTCCTCCGCCTTCGGATCTTCAACCCCTGGTGTGGCCTCCAGCAGTGCGGTCAGGCTGAGTGCGCCGCCCTGCCACATCAGCAGCTTCACCTTCAACTCTTCCAGGTTCGCCGCATCGATGTCCAGGTAGAACTTCGGACGGAAGGTGATGTCCTGGTACTGCTGCGGATTCCCCAACAAACTGGCGGCCAACGTCAGGGCAGCGCGGAGTGCCCAGCTGTAGAACGCCCCGGCATCTTGCGCGGCAAAGGCCACGCGCCGTTCGAACGGCTTGCGTGACTGCCGCTTGCTCTCGCCGCTGACCCCGCTGCGCCCTTCAGTGTCCAGAGTCCAGCGCTGATCGAGCAGCCCGAGCACCTGCCCCTTCCACTGATTGATGCTCGGGATGTGGTATTCCGCTGGGTTCAACGGATTCACCACATCCCATTTCGGATCGTGCCGCCTGGGCATCGCGTCACCCTGACTGGCAACATCGTCGTAAGGCGTCCCAACCAGGCGCATGACCACACCCGGCCCCATCTGATACGGCACCTTCTTACCAGTACTGTCCTGTGGCTCTTCAGCATTGCTGACGATGAACTGCCGGTACCCGGTCTGATCGTCATTACGGCCCATGTAGGTCGTGACGACGTTCAACCGGTCCTGCATCATCAGGGCGCTCTCGCTCAGGGCGCTGCCGCCGTCGCGGTTGGTGTGCCACATCAGATACTCGTCGCCGCCCCGATCCTGGCGCTGCAACTCGTAAAAGGGGTTGTCGGCTTCATCCACCAGCTGCAGGTCTGAACCGGTGTTCGAGAGGAACAGGTAGACGTGCTCGGGGGTGTGCACCTCGATGTAGCATTTGGGCTGCTGATTGGTGATCTGCACGAGGTAGCTGTAGTAGTACCCGAGCACGTCCCCATGCCCATCCACCAGCGGGCCACCCTGACGCGGATCTACCGCCTTGACCCGCACCAGCTTCAGTGCGTCGGCCAGCGTTTTCGGCTGGCCTGCCACGGTCATCAGCTGCTCTTTGTACTTGTCCGGAATGTACACGCGGGCAACCATGCGGCCCGCCCAGAAGCGTTGCCGCGCCACATCCTTGGCGGCGTTGGCAAGCTGATCGTTGTGCAGGTGCCACGCGGTCAGCGCCGTGACAATGTCATCGTCTGGCGGCAGTGCATTCCCATTTCGGATCGCGTCCCACTCGGCATCCTTGGCGAACTGAGCATCCACCTCGCGGGCCATGCTCGGGCCGATCTGATCATCCATGACCAGTTGCGGCAGCACGTCCGCCAGATCGGTATCGGCAGGCTTGCGGCCTTTCCAGTACGCACCGTTCGTACCGAACTGATTCTCGTGGGCGTAGTCATAGCGGCGCGTCAGGGTGTCGGCCCGGTTGGTCAGAAAGGCCAGCACCAGCTGATAGGTGAGCTGAGGAAGAGAACCGATGGTGGAAGCGACTGGAAGGGTTGGATCAGTGGTCGTGGTCATCGTCATTCGGAACTCACCTCCTAGTAGTTGCTGACGGTGCTGCTGTCCTGACGGCGCTCAGGCCGCTTGCCGAAGCCATCGGCGTACCGAGTGGCGTAGCGAAGATCGTCCATCCCGTGATCGTTCTGCTTCACCGGGTTTTCCTTCAACGTCTCGCCGCCTGCACCCTTCGCCCAGACGTACCCGTCGATCTCTTCCAGCGTGCAGGTCGGCAGCGACGACAAGCCGGTCTCTTCATCTACCAGCAGCGGATCCCGCTCGACCAGGGCATCGGCGAAGATGAACAAGCGCGGCTTCCCGTCTCCCTGGAGCTTCAGCCGCTCTTCCACTGACTGGATGCCCACACTCACCGCCTTGTCTGCCGGACGGGTCCGGATGCCCAGCGCCGCTTCGAGGGTGGCCCGGTCTTCTGTGTCGTGATCGGTGACATACGCCTCGATCACCTCGGAGCCGGTCAACGCCCGGATCTGCTGGGCATGCATCTGAACGGTGCGCTGGGTACGGTACAGCTCCCGGTACAGGTACATCCGCCCGTCTGGGTCGATGGCCCACCACTGGCACACGAAGGGATTGGTGTACCCGAAGTCGATGGCGATGAACCGCCGCCACGTGGACGGAATTGGAAAGCTGGCGATGACGTGCCGGGCCGCATCGAAGCTGGCGTACACCATGCCCTCGGCGGCGGCCCACTTGCCGTACCGCAGCCGCAGCTTGCGTGGCCCGGTGAGCTTGTCGAGGCGGGCGATGTAAGACTCACCGAACGGAGTCAGCATGCCTTTGCTGTCGAACAGCCGCGGATTGTCCTCGTGCCGCGACAGCACCCGCAGCGTCAGGCCTGCTTCCATCCGCTTGTTCAGCCAGTGCGAAGGCGGCCCAGGGTTGCAGTCTCCGAACAGCTGCTGATAGGGAATCACGCCGTTCCGCAGGCGTGTACTGAGAAACTCCCAGTCGTTCACGGTCAGCTCGGTAGCCTCCTGCACGTAGATGGCGTCGAACTCTGCCGACATCAGCTTCACCGGGTTGTCGATGCCCGCCACAATGATCTCGGAAGCATTCGGGTAGCGGTAGCTCTGGCGCACGTTCCGCTGCTGGTTGGTGAGATTGCAGCGGGGCTTGACGTGCTGCTCGAAGGTCACCAGCGCCGTCTCGGTCAGGGCGGCGCGGAACTTCCGAACAATCGCCAGACGGCAGCCCGCGTACTTCTCGGCGAGGGCGTTCAGCTTCTCCAGACACACCCGGCTTTTGCCGGTGCCCGCTGGGCCGTCAAGCATGAACTCATCGACCTTGCAGCGCAGCACCTCCAGCGCCGAACCGCGGGGAAGTACACCCGAGCGCCCGGCGGCAGACTCGCGGCGGTCACAGGTCTTCCTCCGACAGGCCCGCGATGTACTTCACGCCCAGGTCAACGCTGCCGCTGACCTCCTGGCGATCCACGAACATCCGCTGTGCCCGGCCCAGCAGTTCCAGCGCTTTGGTCGGATCATGTAGCTCGAATTCGACGGTGCCGTCCTTGCCGATCTTGAGCTTCTTGATGCGGCCCAGGGCCTGCGCCTGTTCTGCCGCTCGCCAGTCGGTCACGACCTCGGAAGCCACCTGCCGGATGCAGACCATCAGCACGCCATCTTCGGTCTGCGCGACGTTCTCGCTGCCGACGATGCCCGCCAGGTCGTAGTTATCCAGACCGTTCGGCAAGACGCCGCGCCGCTTGGCAACCTCACGAATCTCTTCATGCTGATCGGCCCGTACCCAGTAGCTGCGCTCGGAGGGTGCCACGCGCAGGAAGTCGCGCATATCGCCCTCAGCGAAGTAGCGCAGACGCTGCGCGATCTCAACCACCGTGAACCCGGCCTCGTCGAGTCGCATTCGCACGTAGGTAGAGACGTCCTCGCGCTGCAGCAGGCGGTATCCCTCACGGTAATCGGTGTACTTCGCGTCACGATCTGCGGCGGCAGCGTTCAGACCGTTCGACAGATAGGAGTCGACGAACGTCTGATGCCGGGGGCTGAGCTTCGGGAGAGCCGCGCCCTCAATTGCTGTGGATTCGTCGGGCATGTGCGGTCACCTCCTAGGAATAGGAAAGCCCCCGGCCTTTCGACTCGGGGGCTACCTCCTGGCTTCACTCGCCAGCGGAGCAGGATGGCTCAGTGTAGATACTGAATGGTTCCGTGTCCATTACTAGAAAGCCACGAAAAAAGCGCCCTCAGTGATGGAGACGCTAGGAAAGTATAAGGAATTATCTGCTAGTGGGCTCGCTACCAGAGCCATCACCCAGTCCGAAACTCCCTGGGCCCATATGAAAACTAATCGGGGCAGTGGTGATCTTTTCCCATTTCCCGACCTGCGTGAGCTGAGGACGGGTATAGGGCGTGGCGGGCGTCGGAACGCTGACCTTCTCGGCAGATGAATTGGTAGACACAATTCAGTATATGAGAAAAACCCTACTTTAGAGCAGGGCTTGGTGTTGTTCTTTACACTTCTGTGAACCTACCAAAATCCTATGCGAAAAGCGCGATTTTAACAAGTGAGAGTGGTCAATCGGCTCTGTTCCAGACGCATCAACACCAACGGACGCTCTGCCTCCTGAACCCGCAGACGCACGGCTAGCGTCAGAACAGCCACGGCATACCGCACAGCTGCCTCGCGGTTCCGGCCCCACGTGCCATCCTCGCGCAGTAGGGTCGCCATACACCTGCTGCGTTCATACCGCAGCTTCTCAAGCATCTTGCCGAGCTGCTTCGCCTCGACCGTACCGCTCCGGGTCATCTCAGTGATCATCGTGCCTACTTCGCCATCAGTGAACTCACCTGCGGGCGTCCGCAGGTACCGAGTGGGCGTGCGAGCGTTATTCCCAGCCGTCAGCATCTCTGGACCAGTCCCGTCGTCATAGTGGAAACTGTAGGGAATCTTGACTTCTCGAACATCCCAATACAGCAGGGCGCTGTACCACTGCTCAGCGTACTGGCGTGCGTCGCGCTGTTCGGTGCGAGTGCTGGTGAGCTGCAGGGTACTCTGTCGGCCCTTGCCGACGTAGCGTTTGCGGTTCGGGTCATTGGGCACGTGTCGGGCCTCCGAGGGGTGGGAAAGCGTCGCGGCAGTCATCGTCTGTTCCTCCGAATCACGGGCGGCAGATCGCCGCGTGGATGTCTGGTGTCGAACGGTTCGCGGTGCAGGCCCAACTGGTACAGATAAAACGGCTCCGGCACGCTCACGAACCCGTACAGGTCACGCTGTACCTGCGCCAGCAGTCGCCAGCGCGCCTGCTCATCCGCGCAGGCATCGAGATCGAGCTGCGCCCGGAACTGCGCCTCCCAGTCGTTCAGCTGCTGGTGCTTGCTCTGGAGCTGGCGAGCGTGACGGCGCGTGTGGCTCATCGCGACTGCCTCCGGTGCCAGCGTGGGCGCTTCAGACGGGCGTGCAAAGAACACAACTGCGTACCCGTCATCGTTGCACCTGCGTTATGGTGAAAACGCCATGACGACATCTCAAGAAAACAAAGCAGACATCATCCAAGGGATTATCTATGTGGTCTTGCTTTTCGCCCATTTTAACACGCTGCAACATTTTCATAGCGACTGGTTCCATACGCTTCCTTTCGCCCTCATTTTCATAGGAGCGCTGTTGAGTGCACAGAAGGCTGGAGCAGGTGCCTCATGGATGAAGCGAGTAGGTCGCCCGGTCATCGTGGGGATTGCCCTCTTGCTGGTAGTGGGGAACGTACTCCACCTGTATTGATCCCGACGCGGCAGACAGGCATCCAAAGAAAGCAATTGCGTGCGCGTCATCGCTGCACCTGGCTTAAGCTAAAGACACCATGACGACACGCCTGAAGACGCTGGGAACCATCGCTCTGATCATCATCGGCATTGTGGGACTCAACTATCTTCTCAAAGCCCTCGTAGATGCCCATCTTCTTTCCGTTCAGCAGTGGACATGGATTGCAGCGCTCGCCTATGGCGGCAACTTCGTGGCGAATGTCATCAGTGCCCGGAAGGCGGGAAGACAGGGCGATTGGATGACACGGATTGGCTATCCCGCTTATACAGGTATTGGATTTTTGGCCTTCCTGTTCGCTGCGCTCACTATGTGACTTCACGGCTCCCTTCCAGCCTGGGCGGCTCACCGAATCACGCTCCAATGCTTGCCGGGCGGGTCTTTGCACTCGTCGAGGCGGTACGTCACACGCCCATCTTCCTGAAGTTTGCCCAAGGCCGCCCGCGCAGAGGCCGGAGACAGTTCCAGCGCGCTGGCGAGGGCATTGGTGCTCAGATCGGGGTAGGCGCTGACGTGCAAGTACGTCCGCTCCATCTGCTACGCAAACCACTGACTGCTGCTTCGTCATCGTTGCACCTGCGATATGTTGGAGCCACCATGACGACGCGCCAGCAGACCATCCGCAATACCGTGCTGATCAGCGTGCTCGTACTGCTGATGGCAGTCCAGCTGAACACACATGTCCTTTCGCATCACCAGTTCCAATGGGTCGTACTGGTCAGCTGCAGCGTGATGTTTTTGGTCAGTGCGTTCGTTGCGTGGAGATCGGGAAGTCGTGCAGGTTGGCAGACACGCAGAAACACCTTTCTCTACACTGGTCTGGCCCTTTTGTTTCAATTGCTGAACATGTTCAACTGACTTCACGGCCTTACCCTCCAGTGATCGACATCATTCAGAAAGTCCGTCAGCGTGAGCCACACCGGCCGCCGCGCTGGCAACAGCACCCGCACCCACCACACCCGCTGACCGTTCCAGCGGTGCACCACCAGCGGCACCCGCAGCCCTGCCGCGTCTCTGATCGCCTGCGCGTCCCACTCCGCCAACGTCGCCGGGCTGTGCATCTTGCAGGCCTTGGAGAACTTCGCCTCGATATGGAAGCCGCTGAGGGCTTCGCAGATCACGTCCGGACTGTCGGCCCCGCCCTTCTGCTGCTGGCCCCTGGAGGCCTCGAAGCCGAGCGAGGTCAGCAGGTTTGCCAGCTCCCGCTCAGCCGAAGCGCCCTCGTTGCGGCCATTGACTGGCTTCTTGCGAGGGACGGTCATGGCTGCATCCGCCTGAGCGTGGCAACGACATATTCCGCAGCAGTGTGAGAAAAATTTGAGTACCTTGTTGTGTGTCTCTCAAAATAAGTCCTGCCCTGTCGCTTCAACGCTTGAGCCAGTTCATCCTTTGGTCGGCGGTCGCCTATGTGATCTTTGCCATTGCGGACCGTTTGCTCACTCTCCAGACTCTTGGCCGTTCTCCAAGTAGCGGAGCGTTGGTGGCCATCATCTTGATCGGCGGACCAATAGTGGTCTACACCCGATGGATTCAGAGTGTCGCTCTCGGATCCAGACCACCCGAACTGAAAATCGCTGCACGGGGATTTAGCGCCTGGCTCGTCGTCGCGCAGATCGGGCTGGGCCTTTCCATGCTGACACCACTCGCCATCCTCTTTTTGCCGAACCGAGACCTTGATCAACCAACCGGACTTGATGTTCTGATAAACATTGTTGGCGTCATCTTTTACATCGTGATGCTGTTGATGGTGTCGACCGTTGGACGATGGGTGATACTCACCACTGAGGGAAAAACCTTCAAAGGCAATGCACGGTTCTCGGTCTTGACTCGCCTCTTTTTTGTCGTTGGGAGCTTGCTGATCTTGACCAGTCTGCTGAGTGAGATCCAGCTGAAGCTGCCGCTCATTGACCTGGTTATTACAGAGTTGAGACTCGTGGCGACGCTGGCGCTTGGCTGGGCAACCCAGCGGTTCATGGAACAATCGATCCTCCAACAAGGGCAGGGACAGTAGCTCAGAGCAGACCTTCACTGCCTGCACCTGAGCCCGCCCGCTCTGCTGTTCGGCATTTGTCGGCATGGTCACTCGCTCCCGTCGCCTGTCAGTAGATCATCAGATCTGCAAGGGCGTACTTGCGGGTCCGGTTCAGGAACAGCACAGCGAGACAGCATAGGTGCCAGTCCTCGCTGGCCTTGCTGGCGAACTTCGGCAGGTAGGTGGGCGTGCGTCATTCGCAGTTGCGTGTGCGTCATAGATGCACCTGTTCTTCCTTGAAGAGCCGTCTCAGCCGCTTCCCTTCAGCGATCAGACGGTGAACTTCGGTGACATCCCGCACCACCTGGACATTGAGGCCATAGAGCTGTCGCAGGTGCTGGTGCAGGTCAGTCTGGGTGTCTCGCAGACGTCCGGTGGCGGTCTTCAGTTCGACTAGGGCCGTGAGACACAGCGGCGTTCCCGGCAGGCTGAGCAGATACAGCATGTCTGGGAATCCGAGCTGGATAGTTCCTCGCTGCACCCGACCTCGGCCTGTGCCCCGACTGATCTGGGCGGCGTCTGTTTTGACGGCATACCAGCCCGAACGGATGAACAGGTCGGACACCGCGGCTTCGACCTGCGCTTCAGTGGCGTCGGGGAACATTATGGCCCGACCGCCCGGATTGAGACGAAGTCACTGCTGGCGAAGGTGCTGCGGGTGCTGCCGTTCTGCTCGTCGTACAGGTCGATGTACGTCTCAGCCACCTGCTCGACGGTGTACTTGTCGCGTTTGTAGCTCACCCGCTGGCCAACTTGAAAGCTCGGCAGGGTGGGCGCGTGGGCCGAGGTTGCCACCACCGGGAGCGCTTGCCGTCCGCGCCACGCCTCCGCCTTCTGCGCCACCTTCGGCAGCAGGTTGTCCAGCCCCCAGCCCTTGCCCTGCCAGAATTCCTCTTGCGCTACTTCCCGCGTCGCGTCTTCCAGCGCTGCCAGGGCAGACTCAGTGCTCCCGAATTGCCGCAGCAGCGCCTTGGCGGCCTTCTCACGGCCCGCATTGGCGACCTCGGCAGCGGGCAGGTTGCCCCGGTGGTCGTTCCAAATGGTCAGCAGCCGGGTCAGCAGCACGCTGGGCCGCACAGTGGGTTGGTTTCTCTACCGCGTTGTCCACAGGCCCGGCCGCGCCGCCCGGAACCTCTTCAGTGCTGGTGGCGTTGGTCTGGTCAGCGGTTGCCTGGAACGGAGCGGAGACCTGAACAGGCACAGGAGGGGGGTTCCTGCTTCTCCAGACGTTCAGGAGCGTGCACCGCCGCGTCAGCGGCGAGAGGGGGTGTGTGTTTGTTCTGACGTAGGTTCTGCGTAGGTTCTGAAGTAGGTTCTGTTATTAGATCTTGGGGTTTCCGTACGACTTGTCGTTGGGTTTCTCGGCGCACGGTAGTTGGGTTTCCCAACGTCCTGTCGTGGGGGTTGCCTGGGTCTTGATGTTGGGTTTCTCCACTTCTTGTCGTGGCGTGCTGCCTTTCAGATGCCAAGCCTTCCAGCGCCGCCGCCACCGCGTCCCGGTTCGCCCGGTAGTAGTTCCTGGCCGGAATCCCCTTGCGTTTGACCTCGATCATGCCCCCGCAGGTCTTGACGCAGCGGCGCACCTGATCGGCACTCAGTTCCAGCTCGTCCGCCCATTCTTCGTGAGTCTTATAGAACCACCCGCTTGGGTCGTCAGTACAGTCGCCCCAGTACAGGCACTGTGCGAGCAGCGCAGCGCTCTCGTAGTCGCCGAGCATCCGTACGAACGGCACCGGGACAGGAATGGTGTTCTGTCGCCCCAGAAACTGCGCCACCATGCTCATCGCCGTGTTGCGGGTCATGATCGCGCCCCCGTTCGCAGGCCCGGCCCGACTTCCACGATCAGGTATTGCCCCTGCCAGAACAGCCGGTAGCCGGTCCAGCCCAGCACCTTGGCACAGGTACGCCCCTCGCGCTCAGCGGCCTCACTGGGTCGCCACTCGCCTTCGGTGCGCCACAGGCACAGCCGGGCTGGGTTGGCGGCAGCGCGGACATGCAGACCGTTGGGCAGGGTGTAGGTCTGCTTCTTGCTGTCGCCTTCAGCCTTCTTCAGCAGACCGTTCATGGTCGAGGTGAGGCTCATATGGGATCGTCCCAGACAGCGGACACATCAGGTTCGTAGGTTTCCCAGTTGTCGGGTTCGTCGAACGGACAGCTGCTGCCGCCGTGGCAGGAACGGGGGCCGTCGCGGTCATCTCGGGTGAACGTGCCCCAGCAGGAACGGCAGGTGTGCTGGCGCTCAGCGGGCTGCTCGGAAGCGTCGGAGCGGGTCATGCTGGGCGCTCCAGTGTAAGGTTCTGCTGCGCCAAGCCCTTCTGCAGCCACGCCAGGCCCTTGGCGGTCACGCGGGTGGTGTAGCTGACCCGTTCCTTCTCGCTTCCAGGCCAGGTCTCGTGATGACCGTAAAGTAGCCGGCTTCGATGAAGCGCTGGTACGGCACGTTGTGATGCTCGACGCCGCTGCGGGCGCCGTCCATCAGGATGCTGCGGTCACGCAGCGTGCGGAACAGCCGCACTTCACCCGTGCCCAGCACCTTCACCTTCGCCGCATCACCCACGCTGTAGGTACCGTAGGCGCTGATCAGCGCGTCATACACCAGCGCCTTCGGAGCGAGCACCGCCACCTGCGCTTCCACACGGGCCTTCTCTTATGCCAGATCAGCGGCCAGGCGCAACGCTTCCGGCAGGGACTGCGGCAGGGCGGGTGTGCTCAAGCCGTAGCTGCCGGTCTTGCGGATGGTGGGCAGCACCTCACCCGTGACCCACTTGCGGAAGGGTTTGGCTTCATCGCGGCGCGAGCGGAGCACCAGATTGAACAGGCCCGATTCATTCAGGATGCTCAGTAGCTGCGGGCCGCCAAAGGTGTCCACAGTATGGACGCCCCTTTCATCCTCATCCAGCAGCGCCAGACTACTCCGCACGTTCCCAAGACTGAGGATCTCTGCGACATCTGCCGCGACGAACCAGGGCTCCCCGTCCACCAGCACCATGCGGACAGGTGACGCCTCGAAGTTGAAGGTCTGAAGTTGCATATCAGGCACGTCCTTTTGAAGAGGGCTTGTTGAGAATCAGTGCCGCACCCAGTAGCAGCAGCAGTGCCAAGCCGACTGCGATGGCCACCGCCACATGGGGCGGCCAGGAGCGGCAGGCCTGCCGGAAAAGCAGGAGCGCCAGCAGGTACAGCCCGGTCAGGCGGATCACGCCTGCACCCGCTGGCAGTTGAGGCACAGAAACTCGGTGTCGGCGCAGGGCCGGTGGCAGCCCACACAGGCAGAGATGCCGGGTGTGTTTGTTGCAAAAGTCGGTCGGGGACGATCCATCAGCCAGACCACCCCGAACAGCGCCGCGATGCCCAGCAGGCACAGCGCGAGCAGCGCCACCAGCCACAGATTCACTCCTGCTCCTGGGAGAGATCGGGCAGCGTGTCGAACTGACGCATGGCTTCGGTGTGCTGGCGGGCACTGTGCATGATCGCGAAGCCGGCACCCAGCAGCGCCGCGATGGCGAGCGCGATCATGCCCGCGCCTCGGCACAGTGACAGCTCGCAGGCGCGTCACAATCAGCACATTGGACTAGCGTGTGTTCGGTGAAATTCAGCGCAGCCAGTGCTCCCAGCAAAGCGCCGAAGGCCATCTCTTCCAGATACCCAACCTGCCACGGCAGATCGAGGTTGGTGCTGGTGTCTTCTTGCACGCGCCATTCCAGGCCTTTGACGCCGTCCAGCCGTTCGAGCACATCTGCCAGGACCTCCGGCAGCCGCCGTGGCTGTTCGAGGTGGCGACGATATTCAGCAGGCGCGAGGCTGATGGTGGCCTGCTGGGTTAGGGCGAGGACAGTCACGAGAACCGGCCCACCGGGATGAAGCTGCTCAGCGCCGCATTGTTGGCTATCTCCTTCTGCAGCATCCGCTGTGCTTTTGCGTGGTCGTTGCGACTGGCAGCAGCGGTCAGGCGCTTGATCTCGGCATGGTAGCCGTCGGCCTGGGCTCGGGTGAAGCTGCGGGTGCGACCCGCGATGCAGCCACTCACGATCACTTCGGTTCCTACCGTAGGGTTACGGTTTACGGCAGCGTTCCAGACGGCATCGGTGTCGGCCTGCATCAGCGTCTAACCCTTGCGGCCTTTGTAGACCGCCACGCCATCTACCAGCACCCCGTAGGCCGCACCGCTAGGAAGATCGGTCAGGATGGGCATGGTTTTCATCAGCGCACCTTCTTCAGTGGTGCAGGCTGCTGGAGACCGTCCTGATGGTACGGCGGCAATAACGATGTGACCCGCCACGAAGTCGCCCCCGTCATGCTCTGGTGGAGTGGCCTCGAAGCACGCATCCTGAAAGAGTACGGCCTCGTGCTAGGCAGGAAGATCATTGAAGGGCTGTGCAATCAGGCCATTGCCTTTCTACGAATCCCTCAGCCGATGGTCGATGTCGCTGTTAAGCAGCACGGTATTTCGGCACAGGCCATTGCCTCACTGATCCGCCAGACTCGCGCT carries:
- a CDS encoding phage terminase large subunit, whose product is MLDGPAGTGKSRVCLEKLNALAEKYAGCRLAIVRKFRAALTETALVTFEQHVKPRCNLTNQQRNVRQSYRYPNASEIIVAGIDNPVKLMSAEFDAIYVQEATELTVNDWEFLSTRLRNGVIPYQQLFGDCNPGPPSHWLNKRMEAGLTLRVLSRHEDNPRLFDSKGMLTPFGESYIARLDKLTGPRKLRLRYGKWAAAEGMVYASFDAARHVIASFPIPSTWRRFIAIDFGYTNPFVCQWWAIDPDGRMYLYRELYRTQRTVQMHAQQIRALTGSEVIEAYVTDHDTEDRATLEAALGIRTRPADKAVSVGIQSVEERLKLQGDGKPRLFIFADALVERDPLLVDEETGLSSLPTCTLEEIDGYVWAKGAGGETLKENPVKQNDHGMDDLRYATRYADGFGKRPERRQDSSTVSNY
- a CDS encoding terminase small subunit — encoded protein: MPDESTAIEGAALPKLSPRHQTFVDSYLSNGLNAAAADRDAKYTDYREGYRLLQREDVSTYVRMRLDEAGFTVVEIAQRLRYFAEGDMRDFLRVAPSERSYWVRADQHEEIREVAKRRGVLPNGLDNYDLAGIVGSENVAQTEDGVLMVCIRQVASEVVTDWRAAEQAQALGRIKKLKIGKDGTVEFELHDPTKALELLGRAQRMFVDRQEVSGSVDLGVKYIAGLSEEDL
- a CDS encoding phage antirepressor KilAC domain-containing protein, translating into MEAQVAVLAPKALVYDALISAYGTYSVGDAAKVKVLGTGEVRLFRTLRDRSILMDGARSGVEHHNVPYQRFIEAGYFTVITRPGLEARRNGSATPPA
- a CDS encoding Bro-N domain-containing protein, yielding MQLQTFNFEASPVRMVLVDGEPWFVAADVAEILSLGNVRSSLALLDEDERGVHTVDTFGGPQLLSILNESGLFNLVLRSRRDEAKPFRKWVTGEVLPTIRKTGSYGLSTPALPQSLPEALRLAADLA